The DNA region GGACAAAACCGCAGCCAAAAGAAAAAGCAGGTCCGCCTCCTACACCACGGCGGCCTGCCCCGGATCACCCTTGGCGTAAGGGCTTCCGAATACCAAACACCGGAAGTAATTATACGCCAGACCGCACGAAAACGGAAGTACTGGGTTAAAAAGGAGTATTTATCAACCCTTCAACCTTAACATTGACTTTCGATGGCCGCGGTCAAGGACGCCTAACAGGCGAGCGTAGCTTTTATCCTTGACCGCGGCCAGAAGAAAGTCTAAAATCCAGACCTGGGTTGATTACAAAATACAACAAGTGTGACATTTTCATAGACCAATTTAGGTGACATTTTCACAGACTCTTGACACGGTTTTCTTATCCTTCCTGCGGCCATACTCATATCATCATCCGAGATGCCTATCCACCTTAAAGTACTCTCATCTACACGTATTCTTCATAAAAAACTGCGCTGTTTGGATCCGATACGGCTTAAGTGCTGGTAGTTCTCTCCGTAAAAGGTATAACGGCAAAGTGTTTTACAGCAAATAAGTCAATAAACCAAACAAGTCAAGCCTGACCCCCTGCCCTGCCTATATTGCCACCTCTATAGGAGTAGCGGCAATTGCCGATGGCTGGCGCGTCCGGTTTATCCCAGTAATAACGTTTCCGCGACGGAGCTTCTTCAGCCTATTAACTCAATAGCTTGCCGGACAAAAAACAAGGCCTCAACCCCTGCATTACGCAAAGGTTGAGGCCATTTTTCGCCCTTACCAGTGATACGGTTCGCCCCGGCTAATCTTAAACGCCCGATAAAGCTGCTCGACTAAAAGCAGCCGGATCATCTGATGGGTAAACGTCATCCGGGAAAAGCTCAGCCGTTCATTCGCCGCCGCCAAAACAGCCGGCGACAAACCGAACGCGCCGCCGATGACAAAGGTAACATCGCTCTGGCCCGTCAGGGCCAGAGCGTCGATTTTTTCCGCCAGTTCTTCCGAGGAAAGGGCCTTACCCCGGACGTCGAGGACGATTAAGTAGCTGCCGCCACGGACGTGCTTAAGCAGCCGTTCACCCTCACGGGCCAACACCTTTTCCTTCGCCGCGGCCGAAGGGTCGGCCGGCATGCGTTCCTCGTCCACTTCGATGATTTCCAGGCGGCAGTAAGGGCCAAGCCGTTTGGTATATTCGGCGATGCCGGCGGTAAGGTATTTCTCTTTAATCTTGCCTACGGCAACAATCGTGATTTTCATAGTTATTAACTATCAGCCGGCATTTCCTCGAGCAGTACGCTAATGGTGCGGGTCTGGTCGCCGCGGAGGATAACCACATCGACGCGGGAGCCGACTGCCTGGTTATCCAGTACGGCGCGCAAGTCTGCCACACTGTTAACTTCGGCGCCGGCAACTTTCAGAATGACATCACCTTCACGGATACCGGCCTTGCCTGCTGGGCCGGAGCGTTCAACCCGGGCTACATAGACGCCTTTGTCGATGGTAAGTTCATAGCCATAACGGGCCGCCGAGTTTTTGTCCAGTACCCCTACGCCAAGGTAAGCACGGATAACGCGGCCCTTGTCAATGATCGACTGGAGAATGGGGCGGGCGGTGTTGATGGGAATGGCAAAACCGATGCCTTCGACCCCGGGGACGGAAATCTTGGCGCTGTTGATGCCGATGACCATGCCGTCGGCATTGACCAGCGCCCCGCCGGAATTGCCGGGATTGATGGCTGCATCGGTCTGAATAAGCTTAAATTTGCGTTCCCCGATTTCAATGGAGCGATTAAGCGCGCTGATGACGCCGGCCGTCACGCTGCCCTTGAATTCCAGCCCCAGCGGATTACCGATGGCAATGGCCGGTTCGCCTACCATGAGGGCATCAGAGTCGCCGAGTACGGCCGCCGGTAGGCCGGTCGCGTCCACCTTGACCACGGCCAGGTCGGTAGCCGGATCAACGCCCAGCACCCGGCCGCTAAAGGTGCGACCATCGGCCAGCGAAACGACGATTTCCTGAGCATTCTGCACTACATGGTAGTTGGTGGCAATATAGCCGTTACTATCAAAGATAACCCCCGAACCGGTCCCCTGCTCGATCAAGACCCGGCGGTTGAAAAAGTCGCGGGCATAAGCTTTGTTGGTAATGCCGACAACCGCCGGACCAACGGCCTGGGCGGCGCGAACGATAGGCGTGTTGCGCGCGTCGGAAAGCTGCGCCTGGGCAGCAGGCGGCTGCAGACTGGGCAAGGGCACCTGGGGCGTGGGTTTGGCCAAAAATTTACCGCCGTAGCTTAATACCAGACCGCCGCCAATCAGAATACCAATCAGCGCGACGATAAGAAATGGCACGAGTCGTTTCGTCATAACCATTCCTCCCTTACAGTTCTTCGACCAGACTAGCCGCGCGGTCAGGATAGGTCAGCCGCAGGGTGATTTCACTGTCAAGGCAGCAGCCCTGGTCGGCCAAAATAGTGCTGACCGTCGTCTTGGCCAGGTCTGGGCGGTTGTTTTCCTGGCTTAGGTGCGCCAGGAAAACTTCCGTCTTGTTTTTCCTGGGCAGGCGGGCTAGCGCCCAGCCTGCGTCGGTATTGGAAAGATGGCCCCGGTTGCTCATAATCCGCCGCTTGAGCGGCCAAGGATAAGAGCCATTTTTCAGCATGTCCACGTCATGGTTGGACTCCAGGACAAGCACGTCTGAGCAAGCAATGGCTTTTTTAACACTGTCAGTGACAAAGCCCAGGTCGGTGGCGACACTATACTTGCGGTTGCGATAAAAGAAATTGAACCCTACCGGGTCGGCGGCATCGTGGGAAATGCTGAAAGCCTCAATTTTGACGCTGCCGATCTCGAGACTGTCCCCGAGATCGTAGCGACACGCGCTTGGAATTAGTTCCCGGCAGTACATGTTTTCCCATGTCCCCGGGCGGGTATATACCGGCAAACCATAGCGCCGCGTCAGTGTCGGCAGGCCGCTCACATGGTCGCGATGTTCATGGGTCACCAGGACGGCATCCACTTTCTCAAGCGACGTACCAATCGCGCGGAGGGCCTGCTGGATGCGCCGGGCGCTGATGCCGGCATCGACAAGAATTTTGGTAGTATCGAAATCAAAGAACAAAGCGTTGCCAGTGCTCCCGCTGGCCAGAACGTGGACTTGCATGAACAGGCTCCTTTGGTAAAATTAACGGATAATACTTCGACCTGGAGCCTGTAAATCCCTTTCTATATTTCTGCCATTTTGTCCCTGACCGCGGCGCGTAAATAGTCCGGGAGCGCGTCAAGCAGCAGGGTGATAATTTCCCGCAGCCTCTCCGGGGTTTTGGCCTCAAACCGCAGGGTAAAGAGCGGTTCGGTAACCGAGGCGCGAATCATGCCCCAGCCGTCGGAAAACTCGATGCGCACGCCGTCAATAAGATTAGGCCGGTATGCGGCAAGACGCGCGGCAACACCGGCGAGGATTGCTTCTTTGTCCTGTCCGGGATAGGGTACGCGGATGTCAGGGGTCAGTATGTAAT from Sporolituus thermophilus DSM 23256 includes:
- a CDS encoding MBL fold metallo-hydrolase, with the protein product MQVHVLASGSTGNALFFDFDTTKILVDAGISARRIQQALRAIGTSLEKVDAVLVTHEHRDHVSGLPTLTRRYGLPVYTRPGTWENMYCRELIPSACRYDLGDSLEIGSVKIEAFSISHDAADPVGFNFFYRNRKYSVATDLGFVTDSVKKAIACSDVLVLESNHDVDMLKNGSYPWPLKRRIMSNRGHLSNTDAGWALARLPRKNKTEVFLAHLSQENNRPDLAKTTVSTILADQGCCLDSEITLRLTYPDRAASLVEEL
- a CDS encoding S1C family serine protease, which gives rise to MTKRLVPFLIVALIGILIGGGLVLSYGGKFLAKPTPQVPLPSLQPPAAQAQLSDARNTPIVRAAQAVGPAVVGITNKAYARDFFNRRVLIEQGTGSGVIFDSNGYIATNYHVVQNAQEIVVSLADGRTFSGRVLGVDPATDLAVVKVDATGLPAAVLGDSDALMVGEPAIAIGNPLGLEFKGSVTAGVISALNRSIEIGERKFKLIQTDAAINPGNSGGALVNADGMVIGINSAKISVPGVEGIGFAIPINTARPILQSIIDKGRVIRAYLGVGVLDKNSAARYGYELTIDKGVYVARVERSGPAGKAGIREGDVILKVAGAEVNSVADLRAVLDNQAVGSRVDVVILRGDQTRTISVLLEEMPADS
- the rlmH gene encoding 23S rRNA (pseudouridine(1915)-N(3))-methyltransferase RlmH; this encodes MKITIVAVGKIKEKYLTAGIAEYTKRLGPYCRLEIIEVDEERMPADPSAAAKEKVLAREGERLLKHVRGGSYLIVLDVRGKALSSEELAEKIDALALTGQSDVTFVIGGAFGLSPAVLAAANERLSFSRMTFTHQMIRLLLVEQLYRAFKISRGEPYHW